In the Bartonella apihabitans genome, CACACCGGATCGTTTCTCGCCATATCGGCAAAACGGCTATCCGAAACGACAATAATATCCGGATCAAGTGCCAATATCCGGTCGCCTGAAACTTGCAATATACCGGTATTGCCGCCAACTTCGCCGATGATATTACGCCCGCCGCCTAGCTCGATTGTTTCGGCGTGGATGGATTTTGTGCCACCGCTTTCAAGCCCGTTCATGCCGCGCGCATAATATATTCCGGGGCGTTCGCGATATGGAATGGCTGCGATGATCCTGTCGATTTTTGCCAAGTGATTTTCTATAAAGGCAGCGCGTTTTTCGCCTTCATCCTTCCGGCCGATGAGCTCGCCGACTTCACGATAGGCATGGGGCAGTTGATCGACACTGCCATCATAAAGAACAAACGGTATATTTGTGCGGTTTCTTATTCTTTCGGCAATAGACAGATTGGTCTTACCGTGATTGCCAAGATCAATAATAATGTCGGGTTTACTGGCAATAAGATATTCAAGATTGCTTTCAGCGCCGCTTTTGCCCCCGATCGAACCGACGATTTTCATGGTTGTGGCAGGTTCGCCCAGAAACTCTATCGAGCGGGGATTCCACCGGTTGGGCCAGCCAAGCATCAAATCGGGAGCGAGCGAATAAAGAAAAATCGACGCGGGACGAACCGGCAGCGGCAATCCGTTCGATCTTGTCGGGAACTGTTATTGTGGCTCCGCTCGCATCACGAAGCTCGCGCGCCAATGAATGATTTGGCAAAAAAGCGATTAGAAGAATGACAAAAACTATAAAGACTGCTTGCCAATATCTCTTCGCCATAAAACGCGAAAAAACGGTATAAGTTTCTGCCATGATCGTGAGCACCTTTACATCTATGGTTGAGGGCTTTATGAATGGGATTCGTTATATATCTTAACTATATAACGTTATACGCTATATTGTTTACCTATATAACGACACAACAGAAATGAGAACAGAATTTTTCGCCCCGTTTGTTTAATCGCTAAAGATGAGCAATCGCTTCTTTAGTGCAATTTCCGGAAACCACGCTCATGACTCTCCATTGTCGAAAAAAGCTTTTTCTTGCCACTTTTTCCTCTTTTGTGCTGCTTCATCCGGCAATTGCACAAAACACCTCCCCCACAGCGACAGAAGAAAATTCTTCAAACCCGATAAACAATAAAACCACCAACACACAGCAAAACACCAATTCGGACAAAACACAGCAGAAAAACGAGAAAACGCCTGATACTGCCAAGAACACGAAAGCCGCTCCGGATAATGGAAGCGGTTCAGCGAGCGGGGCTTATGAACTTGGCAAGGTTATTGTTTTTGCCAATAACCGTGAATGGGGGCAGACCGCCGGTGAAACGATTTCCCAAAGCACTGTTTCTTCCGAAGACATACGCGTTTATAACCGTAATTCGCTCGACGATGCCTTGAAAATTGTACCGGGTGTAACCATCCAGAACACCGGTGCGATGCGCAATGAACAAAAATATTACATTCGCGGTTTCGACATGGATCAGGCGTCATTGTTGATTGATGGCATACAGGTTTATCTCCCTTATGATAACGGGCTTGATACCGGGCGTTTTCTGACACCCGATCTTGCTGAAATACAGGTGCAGAAAGGTTAAGTTTCTGTTCTTAACGGCCCCGGAGGGATGGGCGGTGAAGTCAATCTGGTAACCCGCAAACCGACAAAAGCACTTGAAGGCGAGTTAAGGCCGACAATCGACATTGGTAATACCGGTTCGAGAAGCGCCTATCTCACATCCGGCTATGTTGGAACCAAACAAGACGGCCATTATTTGATGGCAAGCGGTGCTTATCGCGATAGCGACGGTTTTTTCATGTCGCGCCATTATAACCCGCTTGAAGTGGCGGGAGCCGTGATCGAAGATGGCGGGCGACGTGACAATTCCGGCGTTCGCGATTGGCGCGGCAATTTCAAAGTGGGCTTTACGCCCAATGAAACGGATGAATACACAATCAATTATACCAAACAGGAAGGCCGCAAGGATTTGATTTATGCCGTCGACAAGCCGGTAGACGGCCTTTCGACAGGGGGCAAACCTTCCGACAACCAGCGCAACTGGAAATGGCCTGACTGGAATGTCGAAACCGTTTCTGGCGCCACACATACAGAAATCGGTTCACAATCCTATGTCAATACGCGCCTTTATTATGCGGCTTTTGACAATACAATCGACAGCTATGACGATTACCATTTCGATACGCAAATAAAGCCGAAATCCTTCACCTCGACCTATCATGACAAGGGATGGGGCGGTTCGATAGAAGGAGGAACCGAGCTTATCCCCATGAACACATTGAAGGCTGCACTGCATTATCGCCGTGACGAGCATCAGGAATATAATTTCAAAAGACCAGACCTCAAAAATGCAATTGCCGACCCCATTACCGAAGACCATGAAGATGTTATGTCGGCCGCTTTGGAAAATACGTTTCATGCCACGGACACACTCGATCTTGTTGGCGGGGTGAGTTACGACTATCGCGATTTGAAACGCGCAGATTATGTCGTTTCCGGAACACGCAATATCGACCAATATAAACTCACCGATGATGATGCTGTGAACTGGCAATTTGCTGCCATTAACCACATTACGACGACAGGGGAAATCCACGCCAGTGTTTCAAGCCGCACACGTTTTCCGACTTTGAAAGACAGGTTTTCAGCGCGTTTCGGTTCGGCTGTTCCCAATCCGAACCTGAAAGCCGAACGCGCCACCAATTATGAAATCGGTTGGTCGGATCTTGTCACCGCCGATCTGAAATTGGGAGCTGCGCTCTTTTATAACGATATAGATGACATGATTGATGGTGTTTATCTCGGCATCTATAATGATGACGGTAAAGAAATGGCGCAAAATCGCAATGTTGGTAGCGCAAATTACAAGGGCGTGGAGCTAAATTTTGAATGGCAGGCCACAGAAAGCGCTTCAATCGGCGGCAATTACACCTTTATGCACGGCCATATCAATTCCTCCCCCTCCGGCGACGACATCAAAGTCACCAATAAACCGGAAAATAAAGCTTTCATTTACGGAAAAATGCGGGTTATCGAAAAACTCAACATTATTCCGAGCCTTGAATATAATTCCTCGCGTTATAATCAGGGAGCGTTCGAGAAAGAATATCGAAAAACCGACGCTTTTGTTCTTGGCAATATTTCTGTTGAATATGAAATCAACAAAAATTCCAGCATTACCGGCGGTGTGCGCAATATCAGCGACGAAAATTATCAGGTTCAAGCGGGTTTTCCGGAAGCCGGACGAACCTATTTCATTAGCGGGCGTGTAACATTCTGAAGTGACCTGGTAGCAGACAGGCGTTCCGCCGAACGCCCGTTTTGCCGCTCGAATGACCGGTTATTTCAAGTTTGAATTATTGCTTGAATTGCCGGTCGCGAATTATTGCTTGAACTCCATATCCGGTTTTGAGCGGGATTGGGCGTGACGGGACATTAAAAGCCGGATTGATGAACAAAAAGAAAGCCGCCCGCCCGCGCATGAGAGAGCTTATTCACTTGCTTTCGGGAGCGCCGTTTTTGTTTTTTCAAGCTCTTTTTTTAACCGCTCTATTTCATTTAGCGCTTTTTCAAGCTTTTCATTGACCGTTTCCATGCCCTTATTGGTTTTTTCAATCCGGTTTTTAAGGGCAGAGCGTGCGGCAACAACATCAATATTTGCCTTGATGACCTCTTCAAGCTTGCTGCCTTCCGAATAATTTGCCGGTAAAACGCATTGGACACGGCCATCCGCTATATATTTCGACGCCGTTTCGTGTGCGCCATTTTTATTGGCTTTATAAACCGCAATAGAAAGCCCGCCCTGATCTTTGACAAGGCGAAAACAGGGAACATCTGTTGTTCCGTCGCCAATATAGACCATATTTTCAAAGGGTACGGGACGATCGGCCTTGTTCACATATTGATTGACTTTGACATCATCGCTCAGATCGAACGCGCCTTTATTGATGCGAAAAAGATATTGTGTTTTGGTTGTGTAATTGACGGCCAAGGCCGGAGAAAAAGCAACACCGTTCTCGTCGAATAAAAACTTGGAGGCATAAATGTCAGCAAACTCTTTTGCAATCGACGTTCCGACAATAATTTCATAATTACCGGCCGAGAGCAGGTAGTGTTTGACATCCACACCTTTTGATTTTCCATAAACGTTGATGCGTTGAAACCAGCTTTCCACACCTTTGAACAATTTGACCGTTTCGCCCAGTTTCTTGAAATCTTCACGCCGCACCGGAACTTCGGCGGCATCGGCTTTGCGGAGCATCCGGCTCATATAGATGAGCACGTTATCGCCCTGATTTTCCTTGGCCAGTTGATTGACCTCTTCCCAGAAATCTTTCGGTTTCATACCGATATTGGGCAAAAACTGCGCTTCCTGCATGTTACCGTCGGCCAATGTGCCATCAAAGTCATAGGCGATTGCCATTTCCGGTTTGCTATTTGTCATCAACCTTGCCTTTCAGATTGCCTTTATGGCTTGCGTTTCGAGAAGCTGTTTCAAAAGCCCGCCACAGTGCGCCAATTAATAAAATCTCTCACCGGAGAAAAAGCAAGTAAAGGCAATGTATTTATTGCATGTCTTTATCGAACGGCGTTTCCACAACTTAAGGTTTTAAAATGAATATTTTTAATGTCAGTCGTAAACTTTCGCGTCCCATTTTTAAAAAACAAAATGAATTGGGTGCAGCAAGTTTTATGACTTACCAAATGGAAGTTGTGAAACTTTTTCAGGATAAGCGATTTCCGTTTTGTGACCTCGCACCCGAAGCAAAATTTTGCAAAGCTCGTTTTAATCAATCACTTTCCGCATGAAACCGCTTTCCGCCATAAACCATATGGCGGAAAGGAAGGTATGCCGTTCAGGCCTTTTTTTCTGCTGCAACAAGCGGTTGCTTCAAAATGCCAAGAACAATGGTGGTAACAATTGTACCAATGATAAGGGCTGCAAAATAGCCGACATAATTGATAACGACACCCGGAATAAAAGCAAGGAATATGCCGCCATGGGGAGCGCGGAGACCCGTGCCGAGCCCCAAAGCAACCGCACCGGCAACGGCAGAGCCCACAACCAGCGCGGGGATAACACGGAACGGGTCGCGTGCGG is a window encoding:
- a CDS encoding ABC transporter substrate-binding protein, which translates into the protein MPLPVRPASIFLYSLAPDLMLGWPNRWNPRSIEFLGEPATTMKIVGSIGGKSGAESNLEYLIASKPDIIIDLGNHGKTNLSIAERIRNRTNIPFVLYDGSVDQLPHAYREVGELIGRKDEGEKRAAFIENHLAKIDRIIAAIPYRERPGIYYARGMNGLESGGTKSIHAETIELGGGRNIIGEVGGNTGILQVSGDRILALDPDIIVVSDSRFADMARNDPVWKNLRAVKTGHVLTAPSLPFSFIDLPPSVNRVIGVMWLAHELYPDRYEGDFKADLKEFYPLFYHVDLDDSKIDAVLGLAKAEQ
- a CDS encoding TonB-dependent receptor plug domain-containing protein, with the translated sequence MTLHCRKKLFLATFSSFVLLHPAIAQNTSPTATEENSSNPINNKTTNTQQNTNSDKTQQKNEKTPDTAKNTKAAPDNGSGSASGAYELGKVIVFANNREWGQTAGETISQSTVSSEDIRVYNRNSLDDALKIVPGVTIQNTGAMRNEQKYYIRGFDMDQASLLIDGIQVYLPYDNGLDTGRFLTPDLAEIQVQKG
- a CDS encoding TonB-dependent receptor yields the protein MGGEVNLVTRKPTKALEGELRPTIDIGNTGSRSAYLTSGYVGTKQDGHYLMASGAYRDSDGFFMSRHYNPLEVAGAVIEDGGRRDNSGVRDWRGNFKVGFTPNETDEYTINYTKQEGRKDLIYAVDKPVDGLSTGGKPSDNQRNWKWPDWNVETVSGATHTEIGSQSYVNTRLYYAAFDNTIDSYDDYHFDTQIKPKSFTSTYHDKGWGGSIEGGTELIPMNTLKAALHYRRDEHQEYNFKRPDLKNAIADPITEDHEDVMSAALENTFHATDTLDLVGGVSYDYRDLKRADYVVSGTRNIDQYKLTDDDAVNWQFAAINHITTTGEIHASVSSRTRFPTLKDRFSARFGSAVPNPNLKAERATNYEIGWSDLVTADLKLGAALFYNDIDDMIDGVYLGIYNDDGKEMAQNRNVGSANYKGVELNFEWQATESASIGGNYTFMHGHINSSPSGDDIKVTNKPENKAFIYGKMRVIEKLNIIPSLEYNSSRYNQGAFEKEYRKTDAFVLGNISVEYEINKNSSITGGVRNISDENYQVQAGFPEAGRTYFISGRVTF
- a CDS encoding HAD family hydrolase produces the protein MTNSKPEMAIAYDFDGTLADGNMQEAQFLPNIGMKPKDFWEEVNQLAKENQGDNVLIYMSRMLRKADAAEVPVRREDFKKLGETVKLFKGVESWFQRINVYGKSKGVDVKHYLLSAGNYEIIVGTSIAKEFADIYASKFLFDENGVAFSPALAVNYTTKTQYLFRINKGAFDLSDDVKVNQYVNKADRPVPFENMVYIGDGTTDVPCFRLVKDQGGLSIAVYKANKNGAHETASKYIADGRVQCVLPANYSEGSKLEEVIKANIDVVAARSALKNRIEKTNKGMETVNEKLEKALNEIERLKKELEKTKTALPKASE